The genomic window tgatgatttggttttgagacGGTCTCAGGTTAAAGCGTTTCTTAGATTAGCGTTGAGATGTGTAAGATATAAGAAGGAAGATCCAGTGAGTGGTATGCTTGAAGTTGCTAAAGAGCTCAAATTGATTGAGAAACTCTCTTGATTAGTCTTCCTTGTCTTGTTAGTTTCTTCATACCTCTTGAAAGAATGATAACTTCTGAGAAGTTTTAGTGATGTCTCAATGTGTTTGAGTTCTTGTGTTAGTCTTTATCTTGTACTATCAAGAACTCAAATGTCATATATTGagcttattttttattaattccATTATCGAATAAAGACATTTTTTTGGCCAGCCAGAGAGGGTAACTTTACTCTCCTAAGTGTGAATTTTTTAGTGATGATGTCTCAATGTGTTTGAGTTCTTGCTGCTACCtgtctttgtatttttctatcaAGAACTCAGATGTCAAATATTGAGatcattttcttgattgattTCGTTCTCGGATAGTGGATAAGCCAAATAGATAGTAACTTTGCCTCCAGTGTGAACACATTTAGTCTCATGTTGGTGCTCCTCAAAGTCAACACATTTCTTTAGCCGACTACATTACTCGCTTTGGTTAGTGGACCATACCCACTTTTTAGAGTAAACTATATTCAATTTTGATATGGCTTCCTTCCTTCTCTTATTCTGCAGCATTCATGGTGTTTTCGCTTCTGAGGTACAATTTCAATTCTGAGTTCAATTTCGTAGACATTATTAGAGGTTGGATTCCATTTCTTGTCTTCATATCTTTCTTTCCATTTTGGTGTTCATTAGCTTTCATTGATTGTGACAAAACTTATCAACTGCTGTTAAATATTTCTAAGTTCCAGTCTTGTTCTGTGGAGAATAGAGATCGAGAAAGTGggattgtttttatttgctaGAGATCTAATCTACTTTTCTCCATTGCAGTACCAATGATTTGAAatattctctctttatttcagCTGTTGAGAGTGGATTAATGGAGTTCCTCTGAGGAGTTTACACACATTAAATCTGGTGCTCTTAAGGATAAATCTTGTAGAGAGTCTTTACGATGGATTGGTTgagaacaaaaagaatcagagccaagaaaaggaagaggaaTGTCAAAGAGAATGGCGAGGTTGTTCTAAAAGAGCTCATTGAATGTTGTGATGGAAAATGCAATCCTATCAAGAACTTCTCTTACGACCAGATCATCAAAGCAACAAATAACTTCTGCCAAAGTAACCGTGCTTCTCGGATTGATGTTTATTACCGTTGCTATAAAGGCATGCTTGATGACCGGCCAGTGCTCATCAAGAAAGGGAAATACACACTTGATATGAAAGAGATTTGTCGCGACATAGCTATCTCATCGATGGTTAGTGGTCATAAGAACTTCCTCAAACTATTGGGATGTTGTCTTGAGTTCACTCCTCCTGTCTTAGTTTTTGAGTATGCAGAGGTTATAACTCTTGGTCCATTGCTTACATCTCATCCGGGATATCTGAGGAGGATAAAGATAGCAAGAGAGGTCGCAAATGCTTTGACTTACCTTCACACAGCATTCTCAAGAGTTTTCATCCATTCGAATCTAGATCCTTTCACCATTTTCTTAGATGGAAATGGGGTCGCAAAGCTCGGGAATTTCTGCAACTGTATCACAATTCCAGAAGGAGAGACATTTGTTCATGATGATACATTACAGAAATACCATGAGTTGAGGCATAATACATTAAAGGGGACACATGGGCTTGGTGTATGTAACTTACCGGTCATTGATCCCGACTACAAATCAACCGGTAAAGTCACGACAAAGACTGATATGCACAGCTTTGGAGGATTCATGCTAGCTCTTGTGCAGATAAGGGAAGTTGATGATGAGCTATCTCTATCTTCGGATATGCTGAGAGCATTAGCTGACTTGTTCATCAAACCTTATGATGATGTTCGCTATGTTCACTTCCCGCTTCACCATCATGTTTCTAAGATACTGAGGAAGTTTGGGTATGCAGAGGTTGTAGATTCAGATATGAGCGAGGTAGCTGCTTGGCCAATTAAAGCCTTTCTTAGATTAGCGTTGAGATGCATTGGATGCAAGTTGGGAGACCCGTTGAGTAGCATGATTCAAGTGACGAAAGAGCTCAGGCTGATTGAGAAATCTGCATATTATCCATCAAACAACAGATCACAGATGAGCTCCATATGACAGGATTCTTTTTGTAGTCAAACATTAAACCAGGAATGTTATTATAGTAGCTTCAGTCTGAAACATTAACATTCAGATTTTTCCCAATAGAAAAAGCAAAATGTTCACAGATTTGCTTCTGTTACATAATTTAACTTCTAATACCTGcgtaacatatataaatatctctGATTTTCTACAGGAAGATAGATAATTACAGAAAACGTTATTTAACAGAGTTTTTCTCCATTCACTTTTATCCTCTGAGCTTTTGGACTTGAAAGATAAAGAGTAAGgtttaaaaagttttgactTATTTGCTTGGCGGGTTGAGCCAGGCCCGTGCAGTAGTGCAACGCATGGGCGACTCGTGAAAGCCCAGATAGCAAGCTATCTTAGTGGGCTTTCTCCCTtaaaaaatagagttaataTCGTGTGGGCCGATGGCCCACATATCAGATATTAAACTGATAAGAACAGATACTACACTTGATCTTAGCCAAAAGGCCGAGAAAGGTATGATTTGGACGATGGGCGGAGCTTCTTATTTATACTACAATGCTTATGACCACGGCTCTCTAACTTGTCGATGTGGGACTTTACTCATTGCATCGTCAGGAGGTAAATACAATCCCATCCGTACGTTTTCTTCTCACCAAATCCTTGAAGCTACAAACAACTTCGACTGGAGCTATGCAATCGGTGTAGACAGATTCGTGTGGTACAAAGGTACGATTGAAAACAGAGCCGTGCTGATCAAGTACTATAAAGGTGAACCCTTTAACTTTGACCCTGACAACTTTTACCGTGATATTGCGGTTTCATCGATGATGAGCAGCCATAAGAATGTTCTCAAGCTCTTGGGGTGTTGTCTAGAGTTTCCTCGTCCGGTTCTCGTGTGTGAATACCCAGAAAAGGGAGCTCTTGCCTATATAGGAGGTGCGGGGGAGGTAATCAAGCCATTGGCTTGGAGTGTAAGATTGAAGATCGCTAAGGAGATTGCAGATGCTGTAACGTATCTGCATACTGAATTCCCTAGGACTATAATCCATAGGGATTTAAAGcttacaaatattttcttggaCGAGAATTGGACCGCTAAGCTCTCTTCTTTCAGCCTCAGCATACCAATTCCAGAGGGAGAGTTGGGGGTAGAAGATATCGTTTGCGGGACACAAGGCTTTGGAGAGCCCCACTATATGGTAACAGGTTTTGTCACTGAGAATGTTGACATCTATAGTTTTGGATTCATCATGCTAAGTCTTTTGACAGGAAAACATGGATTCTATCAAGAACCGGCTAATGGTGACAGTTATAACATGATTCTGTTGCCTGATTATGTTGAGAAGTGTTTGGGGCGAGGACCGTTAGCTAAACTGATAGACCCATCGATGTTAAACAGTACCGATGACGACATTCCTGATCATTCAAAACTGCAAATGGAAGCATTTGTTAATCTTGCATTGAGATGTGTTGGATTCAGATCAGGAGAAACCAAGCTTCATATGATAGATGTTGCAAAAGAACTCAAGCGGATACAAAAACAGACCTGACCGCAAACCTGGTGAGACTGATCAGATCTATCATCTATCTATTATTATGTATTCTTAGTAGTAAAAACTTGTTATGATCTTCTCGTTTTTTAGCTTCTTTACTATTTATGTTGTATGTAAGATTCTGAGTTTCATCATTCATAATGCAAGGATTGTTTACTTAAGCTACACATAATCTAAGCAAATGTAATAAAACTTTCATAGAGACTATATCAGAACAGAGAATCTCTAACTGATGTCTGAATCCACTTGAGTTCTTTAAGCTACTTCGATCATCTTTGGCatatcttcatctttcttctcacaGCATCTAAGTGATAGAAAAAGCACACGCTTCCAGCTGCAATATTTAACTAACAAAACCCAATGGACATAAACATTGAAATAACGTAAACAGGAGTCAGGAGGACGTTTCTGATAAcatgatttataaacatagCATCATGCTGATTGAGAAATCTGCAAATTATCCATCAAACCGTAGCTCGCAGATGAGATTCACATGACGCAATTTAATTGAAGATTTTTTCGTAACCATAATTCAAAGCCATCCAATGCCATTGTGGCTTCAGGCTAAAACATTACCAATCATATTTTTGCCCAGAGACAAGCAAAAGTTTAACGAGAAGTACCTATTTTTTCTACTACAGATTTACCACGAAGAGAGATAGATAATGTCAAAGATTTACTACAGAAAGAATCACAGATTTACTTATCttatattttggttgttttggACTTGAATGATAGAGACTTACCGACCTCAACGTGATTTGTGCTCAGATTCTGTTTGTAGTTAGTTATATCCTCTTCTTGGTCTCAATTTCACATTCTAGATTCAAATTCCAAGAGAACACCTTTCGTCTGCCACTAAGAGTGGCCAGAAGACTGTAATTAGTATCTTTGATGGTTTATTGAGGaggaaaaacaacaaagaaacataagaaatGTCCAGAAATAAAG from Arabidopsis thaliana chromosome 3, partial sequence includes these protein-coding regions:
- a CDS encoding Protein kinase superfamily protein (Protein kinase superfamily protein; FUNCTIONS IN: protein kinase activity, ATP binding; INVOLVED IN: protein amino acid phosphorylation; EXPRESSED IN: 6 plant structures; EXPRESSED DURING: 4 anthesis, petal differentiation and expansion stage; CONTAINS InterPro DOMAIN/s: Protein kinase, catalytic domain (InterPro:IPR000719), Serine-threonine/tyrosine-protein kinase (InterPro:IPR001245), Protein kinase-like domain (InterPro:IPR011009); BEST Arabidopsis thaliana protein match is: Protein kinase superfamily protein (TAIR:AT3G57740.1); Has 35333 Blast hits to 34131 proteins in 2444 species: Archae - 798; Bacteria - 22429; Metazoa - 974; Fungi - 991; Plants - 531; Viruses - 0; Other Eukaryotes - 9610 (source: NCBI BLink).), whose product is MDWLRTKRIRAKKRKRNVKENGEVVLKELIECCDGKCNPIKNFSYDQIIKATNNFCQSNRASRIDVYYRCYKGMLDDRPVLIKKGKYTLDMKEICRDIAISSMVSGHKNFLKLLGCCLEFTPPVLVFEYAEVITLGPLLTSHPGYLRRIKIAREVANALTYLHTAFSRVFIHSNLDPFTIFLDGNGVAKLGNFCNCITIPEGETFVHDDTLQKYHELRHNTLKGTHGLGVCNLPVIDPDYKSTGKVTTKTDMHSFGGFMLALVQIREVDDELSLSSDMLRALADLFIKPYDDVRYVHFPLHHHVSKILRKFGYAEVVDSDMSEVAAWPIKAFLRLALRCIGCKLGDPLSSMIQVTKELRLIEKSAYYPSNNRSQMSSI
- a CDS encoding Protein kinase superfamily protein (Protein kinase superfamily protein; FUNCTIONS IN: protein serine/threonine kinase activity, protein kinase activity, kinase activity, ATP binding; INVOLVED IN: protein amino acid phosphorylation; LOCATED IN: cellular_component unknown; EXPRESSED IN: shoot, stem; CONTAINS InterPro DOMAIN/s: Protein kinase, catalytic domain (InterPro:IPR000719), Tyrosine-protein kinase, catalytic domain (InterPro:IPR020635), Serine/threonine-protein kinase-like domain (InterPro:IPR017442), Serine/threonine-protein kinase, active site (InterPro:IPR008271), Protein kinase-like domain (InterPro:IPR011009); BEST Arabidopsis thaliana protein match is: Protein kinase superfamily protein (TAIR:AT3G57700.1); Has 31980 Blast hits to 31686 proteins in 859 species: Archae - 12; Bacteria - 542; Metazoa - 6797; Fungi - 843; Plants - 21680; Viruses - 85; Other Eukaryotes - 2021 (source: NCBI BLink).), with the translated sequence MAHISDIKLIRTDTTLDLSQKAEKGMIWTMGGASYLYYNAYDHGSLTCRCGTLLIASSGGKYNPIRTFSSHQILEATNNFDWSYAIGVDRFVWYKGTIENRAVLIKYYKGEPFNFDPDNFYRDIAVSSMMSSHKNVLKLLGCCLEFPRPVLVCEYPEKGALAYIGGAGEVIKPLAWSVRLKIAKEIADAVTYLHTEFPRTIIHRDLKLTNIFLDENWTAKLSSFSLSIPIPEGELGVEDIVCGTQGFGEPHYMENMDSIKNRLMVTVIT